One region of Channa argus isolate prfri chromosome 20, Channa argus male v1.0, whole genome shotgun sequence genomic DNA includes:
- the frmpd2 gene encoding FERM and PDZ domain-containing protein 2 isoform X2 — MLYEKRMGTFVTLAEVLEARGSPLDEDEVWGLLLAITEALLDISKKGSHNMCSVLSPGSVLLSASGSLAFKSCARCEDVDLFRAPEVQQGHAASTSSAAEKMVVYSLGMTLYWCADYHLPQNQPIQLSAELEGLLLSMCDDLSVRRTNLLTVLETCDLHHRAAMLPHVECLIGQLVEDTYRNSVDHMSVAENGSQLTDRSQMVRDKLHRGPCRNSTWVLKRKVFKTRSFSGAANPSETTRILPGSRHRENYGSWQQLRRSPCSPYMDGNRNSNSRSIKQLESTTSLTDKKLKDLGPEFIKMLDEPQIVLELPGSIVSKKGKSPSTLRELSVMMPNGQSLLVKCEVDSRGGDVFDMIMAHSNFVEHFYFGLAYIDDNEFFFVDNDTKISKIAPDSWKKVPTVMFVLYFRVKFFVNDISLLLHQQTRHQYYLQLRRDLLEDRLSCHEETALYLGALALQTEYGDCMPEVYGKNYYRPDQYVSKNMMEKRALPYIRGELLRLHTSNAQMLTEESELEFLKVCQQLPEYGVFFHHVMHEKRFLEGEIILGVCAKGVIVYDVKDGFKSTSQTFYWRETATISSHRRKFVIESRGSKKYTFITERSKIAKYLCNLCSAQHKFNNEMNSRHLSQSLVSEENIVQYAAVCRAQSNQLKSFSCSETPQNDSGLTTPQDEPLTKLCDDVAARIEARLKQRSFSEQSSTCYSSLCRSTGIRSPVFSQRSGSEAPSGSPAARETPTKLGSLSEREVICVSLKKDPKLGLGIVIVGEDTVGHYDLGIFVASIVPGGPADKDGRIRSGGRLISLNHISLEGVTFNEAAEVMQSSPEEVELIVSQPKAPLSPNSAQSTALRNSESQTMTDSRSGDECLDEIISVMMTPKTGNRLHIPRRVRVLGTQDSCSLSCPLSCVKPEEVTVELRKMAGSLGISISGGVNTNLSNGGIYIKSLVPGGAAERDGRVRAGDRLLEVDGINFQGFSYEQAVECLSTTGEVVTLVVKRESINAPRVSLNADISSSVCRQRISPATSQLRLPSCTSIGTVPQAMSDQSKDYSFVSDDNTQDVTLTKSANGLGFSFLMCELDPPTREFGSMIRIKQLFPDQPAQESGRIKEGDVLLAINGQSLKDLSYPKVLKLFKTSPPEVRLTLCRPAPGIVPSIDQLTGT, encoded by the exons GATGGGTACATTTGTGACCCTGGCAGAAGTGTTGGaggcccgaggttcaccactaGATGAGGATGAGGTCTGGGGTCTGCTGCTCGCCATAACTGAGGCCTTACTGGACATTTCGAAAAAAG GTTCACATAACATGTGCAGTGTGCTGAGTCCAGGCTCAGTGCTACTGTCAGCCAGTGGGAGTTTGGCCTTCAAAAGCTGTGCTCGATGTGAAGACGTGGACTTATTCAGAGCTCCAGAGGTCCAACAGGGTCATGCTGCCTCCACAAGCAGTGCAGCTGAAAAG ATGGTTGTGTACTCACTGGGGATGACTCTTTATTGGTGCGCTGATTATCATCTACCTCAAAACCAG CCCATCCAGCTGAGTGCAGAGCTGGAGGGTTTGTTGCTGAGCATGTGCGATGACTTGTCAGTAAGGAGGACCAACCTCCTAACAGTTCTGGAGACCTGTGATCTTCACCACAGGGCTGCGATGCTGCCTCATGTCGAATGCCTCATCGGACAGCTAGTTGAAGACACCTACAGAAACTCT GTTGATCATATGTCCGTGGCTGAAAATGGATCCCAGCTAACAGACCGCAGTCAAATGGTCAGGGACAAATTGCACA GGGGCCCTTGTAGAAACTCAACATGGGTGCTAAAGAGGAAGGTCTTTAAAACACGATCATTCTCTGGAGCAGCTAATCCATCTGAGACTACAAG GATTCTCCCAGGAAGTCGACACAGAGAGAATTACGGCAGCTGGCAGCAGCTGAGGCGCAGCCCCTGTAGTCCATATATGGATGGTAACAGAAACTCCAATTCAAGATCCATCAAGCAGCTTGAGTCCACAACAAGTCTGACTGACAAAAAACTGAAG GACTTGGGTCCtgagtttattaaaatgttagatGAGCCACAGATTGTCTTAGAGCTGCCTGGGTCCATTGTG TCAAAGAAAGGTAAATCTCCAAGCACACTGAGAGAGCTGAGTGTGATGATGCCTAATGGTCAAAGCCTCCTGGTCAAGTGTGAGGTGGATTCCAGAGGAGGAGACGTCTTCGACATGATTATGGCTCATTCCAACTTTGtggaacatttttactttggcCTTGCTTATATTGATG ATAATGAGTTTTTCTTTGTGGACAACGACACCAAAATTTCTAAAATTGCTCCAGACAGCTGGAAGAAAGTGCCTACAGTCATGTTTGTCCTTTACTTCCGAGTTAAATTCTTTGTCAATGACATTTCACTTCTTTT GCACCAACAGACCCGTCACCAGTATTACCTCCAGCTTAGGAGAGACCTTTTGGAGGACAGGCTTTCCTGCCATGAGGAAACAGCTCTATACCTGGGAGCTTTAGCCCTGCAAACGGAATATGGAGACTGCATGCCTGAG GTGTATGGTAAGAACTACTACCGCCCTGACCAGTATGTCTCTAAGAACATGATGGAGAAACGTGCCTTGCCTTATATTCGGGGGGAGCTGCTACGACTTCATACCAGCAATGCTCAGATGCTCACAGAGGAGTCAGAGCTCGAGTTCCTCAAG GTGTGCCAGCAGTTACCTGAATATGGTGTCTTCTTTCATCATGTGATGCATGAGAAAAGGTTTCTAGAGGGAGAGATCATTCTCGGGGTTTGTGCCAAAGGAGTCATTGTCTATGACGTTAAAGATGGTTTCAAATCCACTAGTCAGACTTTCTACTGGAGGGAAACCGCAACCATCTCTTCTCAT AGGCGTAAATTTGTTATAGAGAGCCGAGGCAGCAAGAAGTATACATTTATCACGGAGAGGTCAAAGATTGCCAAATACCTGTGTAACCTGTGTTCAGCCCAACATAAGTTCAACAATGAGATGAACTCACGCCACCTGAGCCAAAGCCTGGTCTCCG AGGAGAACATTGTGCAGTATGCAGCAGTGTGCCGTGCTCAGAGCAACCAACTAAAGTCCTTTTCGTGTTCTGAGACACCTCAGAATGACAGTGGTCTAACCACGCCCCAGGACGAGCCTCTGACCAAGCTGTGTGACGATGTCGCAGCCAGGATTGAAGCCCGACTCAAACAGCGCAGCTTCAGTGAGCAGAG CAGTACCTGCTACAGCAGTTTGTGCCGCAGCACTGGTATTCGTTCCCCAGTATTCTCTCAGAGAAGCGGATCTGAAGCACCCTCTGGTTCCCCAGCTGCCAGAG AGACTCCAACTAAACTAGGATCACTGTCAGAAAGAGAAGTTAtatgtgtttctttaaaaaaagacccAAAGCTTGGCTTGG GTATAGTGATAGTCGGGGAGGACACGGTTGGCCATTATGACTTGGGCATCTTTGTTGCATCCATTGTTCCTGGTGGACCAGCTGATAAAGATGGACGCATCCGATCAG GTGGACGTCTTATCTCTCTAAATCACATCAGCCTGGAGGGCGTCACCTTCAATGAGGCAGCGGAGGTCATGCAGAGCAGCCCTGAGGAAGTGGAGCTCATTGTATCACAGCCAAAAG cCCCTCTCAGTCCTAACAGTGCACAGTCTACTGCGTTGAGAAATAGCGAATCTCAAACCATGACAGATAGCCGTTCAGGAGACGAATGCCTGGATGAGATCATTTCAGTCATGATGACGCCAAAGACCGGCAACAGGCTGCACATACCCCGTCGTGTACGAGTTCTCGGTACACAG GACAGCTGCTCCCTGTCTTGTCCTCTGAGCTGTGTGAAGCCCGAGGAGGTAACTGTGGAGCTCAGGAAGATGGCAGGAAGTCTGGGCATTAGCATTTCT GGTGGAGTCAACACAAACCTTTCTAATGGAGGAATCTACATTAAGAGCCTTGTTCCTGGAGGGGCCGCTGAGAGAGACGGACGCGTACGTGCAG GTGACAGACTGTTGGAGGTGGATGGCATTAACTTTCAGGGCTTCAGCTATGAGCAGGCTGTGGAGTGCCTGAGTACAACTGGAGAG GTGGTGACGTTGGTTGTGAAGAGGGAGTCAATTAACGCGCCCAGGGTTTCTCTCAATGCAGACATCAGTAGCAGTGTGTGCAGGCAGCGCATCAGTCCGGCAACCAGCCAACTGAGACTTCCCAGCTGCACATCCATCGGTACTGTCCCACAAGCGATGAGTGACCAGTCCAAGGACTACAGCTTTGTCAGCGATG ACAACACCCAGGATGTGACCCTGACAAAGAGTGCCAACGGCCTGGGCTTTAGTTTCCTAATGTGCGAATTGGATCCGCCCACAAGGGAATTTGGCAGCATGATCCGGATAAAGCAGCTTTTCCCCGACCAGCCGGCTCAGGAAAGTGGCAGGATCAAGGAGGGGGATGTTTTGTTGGCCATCAATGGCCAGTCGCTCAAGGATCTGTCCTATCCT AAGGTTCTAAAGCTGTTCAAGACTTCACCACCTGAGGTCCGGTTAACACTCTGTCGGCCTGCCCCAg GGATTGTTCCTTCCATTGATCAGTTGACTGGCACATGA
- the frmpd2 gene encoding FERM and PDZ domain-containing protein 2 isoform X1, which translates to MLYEKRMGTFVTLAEVLEARGSPLDEDEVWGLLLAITEALLDISKKGSHNMCSVLSPGSVLLSASGSLAFKSCARCEDVDLFRAPEVQQGHAASTSSAAEKMVVYSLGMTLYWCADYHLPQNQPIQLSAELEGLLLSMCDDLSVRRTNLLTVLETCDLHHRAAMLPHVECLIGQLVEDTYRNSVDHMSVAENGSQLTDRSQMVRDKLHRGPCRNSTWVLKRKVFKTRSFSGAANPSETTRILPGSRHRENYGSWQQLRRSPCSPYMDGNRNSNSRSIKQLESTTSLTDKKLKDLGPEFIKMLDEPQIVLELPGSIVSKKGKSPSTLRELSVMMPNGQSLLVKCEVDSRGGDVFDMIMAHSNFVEHFYFGLAYIDDNEFFFVDNDTKISKIAPDSWKKVPTVMFVLYFRVKFFVNDISLLLHQQTRHQYYLQLRRDLLEDRLSCHEETALYLGALALQTEYGDCMPEVYGKNYYRPDQYVSKNMMEKRALPYIRGELLRLHTSNAQMLTEESELEFLKVCQQLPEYGVFFHHVMHEKRFLEGEIILGVCAKGVIVYDVKDGFKSTSQTFYWRETATISSHRRKFVIESRGSKKYTFITERSKIAKYLCNLCSAQHKFNNEMNSRHLSQSLVSEENIVQYAAVCRAQSNQLKSFSCSETPQNDSGLTTPQDEPLTKLCDDVAARIEARLKQRSFSEQSSTCYSSLCRSTGIRSPVFSQRSGSEAPSGSPAARETPTKLGSLSEREVICVSLKKDPKLGLGIVIVGEDTVGHYDLGIFVASIVPGGPADKDGRIRSGGRLISLNHISLEGVTFNEAAEVMQSSPEEVELIVSQPKAPLSPNSAQSTALRNSESQTMTDSRSGDECLDEIISVMMTPKTGNRLHIPRRVRVLGTQDSCSLSCPLSCVKPEEVTVELRKMAGSLGISISGGVNTNLSNGGIYIKSLVPGGAAERDGRVRAGDRLLEVDGINFQGFSYEQAVECLSTTGEVVTLVVKRESINAPRVSLNADISSSVCRQRISPATSQLRLPSCTSIGTVPQAMSDQSKDYSFVSDDNTQDVTLTKSANGLGFSFLMCELDPPTREFGSMIRIKQLFPDQPAQESGRIKEGDVLLAINGQSLKDLSYPVCASSCKFTQPLISFTDQISQSSFLLSFSWLCKLTVKTNLFCAVFVIAVCSFCRRF; encoded by the exons GATGGGTACATTTGTGACCCTGGCAGAAGTGTTGGaggcccgaggttcaccactaGATGAGGATGAGGTCTGGGGTCTGCTGCTCGCCATAACTGAGGCCTTACTGGACATTTCGAAAAAAG GTTCACATAACATGTGCAGTGTGCTGAGTCCAGGCTCAGTGCTACTGTCAGCCAGTGGGAGTTTGGCCTTCAAAAGCTGTGCTCGATGTGAAGACGTGGACTTATTCAGAGCTCCAGAGGTCCAACAGGGTCATGCTGCCTCCACAAGCAGTGCAGCTGAAAAG ATGGTTGTGTACTCACTGGGGATGACTCTTTATTGGTGCGCTGATTATCATCTACCTCAAAACCAG CCCATCCAGCTGAGTGCAGAGCTGGAGGGTTTGTTGCTGAGCATGTGCGATGACTTGTCAGTAAGGAGGACCAACCTCCTAACAGTTCTGGAGACCTGTGATCTTCACCACAGGGCTGCGATGCTGCCTCATGTCGAATGCCTCATCGGACAGCTAGTTGAAGACACCTACAGAAACTCT GTTGATCATATGTCCGTGGCTGAAAATGGATCCCAGCTAACAGACCGCAGTCAAATGGTCAGGGACAAATTGCACA GGGGCCCTTGTAGAAACTCAACATGGGTGCTAAAGAGGAAGGTCTTTAAAACACGATCATTCTCTGGAGCAGCTAATCCATCTGAGACTACAAG GATTCTCCCAGGAAGTCGACACAGAGAGAATTACGGCAGCTGGCAGCAGCTGAGGCGCAGCCCCTGTAGTCCATATATGGATGGTAACAGAAACTCCAATTCAAGATCCATCAAGCAGCTTGAGTCCACAACAAGTCTGACTGACAAAAAACTGAAG GACTTGGGTCCtgagtttattaaaatgttagatGAGCCACAGATTGTCTTAGAGCTGCCTGGGTCCATTGTG TCAAAGAAAGGTAAATCTCCAAGCACACTGAGAGAGCTGAGTGTGATGATGCCTAATGGTCAAAGCCTCCTGGTCAAGTGTGAGGTGGATTCCAGAGGAGGAGACGTCTTCGACATGATTATGGCTCATTCCAACTTTGtggaacatttttactttggcCTTGCTTATATTGATG ATAATGAGTTTTTCTTTGTGGACAACGACACCAAAATTTCTAAAATTGCTCCAGACAGCTGGAAGAAAGTGCCTACAGTCATGTTTGTCCTTTACTTCCGAGTTAAATTCTTTGTCAATGACATTTCACTTCTTTT GCACCAACAGACCCGTCACCAGTATTACCTCCAGCTTAGGAGAGACCTTTTGGAGGACAGGCTTTCCTGCCATGAGGAAACAGCTCTATACCTGGGAGCTTTAGCCCTGCAAACGGAATATGGAGACTGCATGCCTGAG GTGTATGGTAAGAACTACTACCGCCCTGACCAGTATGTCTCTAAGAACATGATGGAGAAACGTGCCTTGCCTTATATTCGGGGGGAGCTGCTACGACTTCATACCAGCAATGCTCAGATGCTCACAGAGGAGTCAGAGCTCGAGTTCCTCAAG GTGTGCCAGCAGTTACCTGAATATGGTGTCTTCTTTCATCATGTGATGCATGAGAAAAGGTTTCTAGAGGGAGAGATCATTCTCGGGGTTTGTGCCAAAGGAGTCATTGTCTATGACGTTAAAGATGGTTTCAAATCCACTAGTCAGACTTTCTACTGGAGGGAAACCGCAACCATCTCTTCTCAT AGGCGTAAATTTGTTATAGAGAGCCGAGGCAGCAAGAAGTATACATTTATCACGGAGAGGTCAAAGATTGCCAAATACCTGTGTAACCTGTGTTCAGCCCAACATAAGTTCAACAATGAGATGAACTCACGCCACCTGAGCCAAAGCCTGGTCTCCG AGGAGAACATTGTGCAGTATGCAGCAGTGTGCCGTGCTCAGAGCAACCAACTAAAGTCCTTTTCGTGTTCTGAGACACCTCAGAATGACAGTGGTCTAACCACGCCCCAGGACGAGCCTCTGACCAAGCTGTGTGACGATGTCGCAGCCAGGATTGAAGCCCGACTCAAACAGCGCAGCTTCAGTGAGCAGAG CAGTACCTGCTACAGCAGTTTGTGCCGCAGCACTGGTATTCGTTCCCCAGTATTCTCTCAGAGAAGCGGATCTGAAGCACCCTCTGGTTCCCCAGCTGCCAGAG AGACTCCAACTAAACTAGGATCACTGTCAGAAAGAGAAGTTAtatgtgtttctttaaaaaaagacccAAAGCTTGGCTTGG GTATAGTGATAGTCGGGGAGGACACGGTTGGCCATTATGACTTGGGCATCTTTGTTGCATCCATTGTTCCTGGTGGACCAGCTGATAAAGATGGACGCATCCGATCAG GTGGACGTCTTATCTCTCTAAATCACATCAGCCTGGAGGGCGTCACCTTCAATGAGGCAGCGGAGGTCATGCAGAGCAGCCCTGAGGAAGTGGAGCTCATTGTATCACAGCCAAAAG cCCCTCTCAGTCCTAACAGTGCACAGTCTACTGCGTTGAGAAATAGCGAATCTCAAACCATGACAGATAGCCGTTCAGGAGACGAATGCCTGGATGAGATCATTTCAGTCATGATGACGCCAAAGACCGGCAACAGGCTGCACATACCCCGTCGTGTACGAGTTCTCGGTACACAG GACAGCTGCTCCCTGTCTTGTCCTCTGAGCTGTGTGAAGCCCGAGGAGGTAACTGTGGAGCTCAGGAAGATGGCAGGAAGTCTGGGCATTAGCATTTCT GGTGGAGTCAACACAAACCTTTCTAATGGAGGAATCTACATTAAGAGCCTTGTTCCTGGAGGGGCCGCTGAGAGAGACGGACGCGTACGTGCAG GTGACAGACTGTTGGAGGTGGATGGCATTAACTTTCAGGGCTTCAGCTATGAGCAGGCTGTGGAGTGCCTGAGTACAACTGGAGAG GTGGTGACGTTGGTTGTGAAGAGGGAGTCAATTAACGCGCCCAGGGTTTCTCTCAATGCAGACATCAGTAGCAGTGTGTGCAGGCAGCGCATCAGTCCGGCAACCAGCCAACTGAGACTTCCCAGCTGCACATCCATCGGTACTGTCCCACAAGCGATGAGTGACCAGTCCAAGGACTACAGCTTTGTCAGCGATG ACAACACCCAGGATGTGACCCTGACAAAGAGTGCCAACGGCCTGGGCTTTAGTTTCCTAATGTGCGAATTGGATCCGCCCACAAGGGAATTTGGCAGCATGATCCGGATAAAGCAGCTTTTCCCCGACCAGCCGGCTCAGGAAAGTGGCAGGATCAAGGAGGGGGATGTTTTGTTGGCCATCAATGGCCAGTCGCTCAAGGATCTGTCCTATCCTGTATGTGCCAGCTCGTGCAAATTCACTCAGCCCTTGATTTCTTTCACTGATCAAATTAGTCAaagttcttttcttctttcattttcatgGTTATGTAAATTAACAGTCAAAACTAActtgttttgtgcagtttttgtcATAGCCGTCTGTTCTTTCTGTAGAAGGTTCTAA